One segment of Larus michahellis chromosome 14, bLarMic1.1, whole genome shotgun sequence DNA contains the following:
- the CACNG5 gene encoding voltage-dependent calcium channel gamma-5 subunit isoform X1 encodes MLLGMSACGRKALTLLSSVFAVCGLGLLGISVSTDYWLYLEEGIVQPQNQSAEIKLSLHSGLWRVCFLAGEERGRCFTIEYVMPMNIQLTSESTVNVLKMIRSATPFPLVSLFFMFIGFILSNIGHIRPHRTILAFVSGIFFILSGLSLVVGLVLYISSINDEMLNRTKDSETFFNYKYGWSFAFSAISFLLTESAGVMSVYLFMKRYTAEDIYRPHPGFYRPRLSNCSDYSGQFLHPDAWARGRSPSDISSEASLQMNSNYPALLKCPDYDQMSSSPC; translated from the exons ATGCTTTTGGGAATGAGTGCCTGTGGCAGGAAGGCGCTGACCCTGCTCAGCAGCGTGTTCGCCGTCTGCGGCCTCGGCCTCCTGGGCATCTCCGTCAGCACCGACTACTGGCTCTACCTGGAGGAGGGCATCGTCCAGCCCCAGAACCAGTCGGCCGAAATCAAACTGTCGCTGCACTCGGGGCTCTGGAGGGTCTGCTTCCTGGCAG GGGAAGAGCGCGGCCGGTGCTTCACCATCGAGTACGTCATGCCCATGAACATCCAGCTGACATCTGAATCCACAGTCAACGTCCTGA agATGATCCGCTCTGCCACCCCCTTCCCTCTGGTCAGCCTCTTCTTCATGTTCATCGGCTTCATCCTGAGCAACATCGGCCACATTCGGCCTCACAGGACCATCCTCGCCTTCGTCTCAGGGATATTCTTCATCCTGTCGG GTCTGTCCCTGGTGGTGGGGCTGGTCCTCTACATATCCAGCATTAACGACGAGATGCTGAACCGGACCAAGGACTCGGAAACGTTCTTCAATTACAAATATGGGTGGTCATTTGCCTTCTCTGCCATCTCGTTCCTTCTCACAGAG AGCGCCGGGGTGATGTCCGTTTACCTGTTCATGAAGCGATACACGGCCGAGGACATCTACCGACCTCACCCCGGCTTCTACCGTCCCCGGCTGAGCAACTGCTCCGACTACTCGGGGCAGTTCTTGCACCCGGACGCGTGGGCGCGGGGACGCAGCCCTTCGGATATCTCCAGCGAGGCGTCGCTGCAGATGAACAGTAACTACCCGGCTCTGCTCAAGTGCCCCGACTACGACCAGATGTCCTCGTCCCCGTGCtga